Proteins co-encoded in one Accipiter gentilis chromosome 5, bAccGen1.1, whole genome shotgun sequence genomic window:
- the ATP6V0A1 gene encoding V-type proton ATPase 116 kDa subunit a 1 isoform X3, translating into MGELFRSEEMTLAQLFLQSEAAYCCVSELGELGKVQFRDLNPDVNVFQRKFVNEVRRCEEMDRKLRFVEKEIKKANIPIMDTGENPEVPFPRDMIDLEANFEKIENELKEINTNQEALKRNFLELTELKFILRKTQQFFDEMADPDLLEESSSLLEPSEMGRGAPLRLGFVAGVINRERIPMFERMLWRVCRGNVFLRQAEIENPLEDPVTGDYVHKSVFIIFFQGDQLKNRVKKICEGFRASLYPCPETPQERKEMASGVNTRIDDLQMVLNQTEDHRQRVLQAAAKNIRVWFIKVRKMKAIYHTLNLCNIDVTQKCLIAEVWCPVADLDSIQFALRRGTEHSGSTVPSILNRMQTNQTPPTYNKTNKFTSGFQNIVDAYGIGTYREINPAPYTIITFPFLFAVMFGDFGHGILMTLIAVWMVLRESRILSQKSDNEMFNMVFSGRYIILLMGLFSTYTGLIYNDCFSKSLNMFGSSWSVRPMFSKGNWSDALLENTPLLQLNPAIPGVFGGPYPFGIDPIWNIASNKLAFLNSFKMKMSVILGIIHMLFGVTLSLLNHIYFKKPLNIYLGFIPEIIFMSSLFGYLVILIFYKWTAYDAHTSKDAPSLLIHFINMFLFSYSDTSNKMLYKGQQGLQCFLVVVALLCVPWMLVAKPLVLRHQYLRRKHLEGQPAEAQVSTVPNEQALEAAAAATGTHNFGGIRVGNGPTEEDAEIIQHDQLSTHSEEGEEPTEDEVFDFGDTVVYQAIHTIEYCLGCISNTASYLRLWALSLAHAQLSEVLWTMVIHIGLSVRSLGGGFGLFFIFAAFATLTVAILLVMEGLSAFLHALRLHWIEFQNKFYTGTGFKFLPFSFDTIREGRFDD; encoded by the exons ATGGGGGAGCTGTTCCGCAGCGAGGAGATGACCCTGGCCCAGCTCTTCCTCCAGTCCGAGGCCGCGTACTGCTGTGTCAGCGAGCTGGGCGAGCTGGGGAAGGTCCAGTTCCGCGAC ctCAACCCCGACGTGAACGTGTTCCAGCGAAAATTCGTTAACGAAGTCAGGAGGTGTGAAGAAATGGACCGCAAGCTCA GGTTTGTCGAGAAGgagattaaaaaagcaaatattcctATCATGGACACCGGTGAAAACCCAGAGGTGCCTTTTCCACGTGACATGATTGACTTGGAG GCAAACTTTGAGAAAATTGAAAATGAGCTTAAAGAAATCAACACGAACCAGGAAGCTCTGAAGAGAAACTTCTTGGAGCTGACAGAATTAAAATTTATACTGCGTAAAACTCAGCAATTTTTTGATGAG ATGGCGGATCCAGACCTGTTGGAGGAATCTTCTTCACTCCTGGAACCAAGCGAGATGGGAAGAGGTGCTCCACTACGACTTGG TTTTGTGGCTGGTGTGATCAACCGTGAGCGGATCCCCATGTTTGAGCGCATGCTATGGCGAGTGTGCCGAGGGAATGTATTCCTGCGTCAAGCAGAAATTGAAAACCCCCTGGAGGATCCTGTAACG GGGGATTATGTGCACAAGTCTGTGTTTATCATCTTCTTCCAAGGCGACCAGCTGAAGAACAGAGTCAAGAAGATATGTGAAGG ATTCCGTGCCTCCCTCTACCCATGCCCAGAAACACCACAGGAGCGGAAAGAAATGGCTTCTGGTGTCAATACCAGAATTGATGATCTTCAGATG GTACTGAACCAAACAGAGGATCATCGCCAAAGGGTTTTGCAGGCAGCTGCTAAAAATATCCGTGTCTGGTTCATCAAAGTACGCAAGATGAAGGCTATCTACCATACCCTGAATTTGTGCAATATTGATGTGACACAGAAGTGCTTGATTGCTGAAGTCTGGTGTCCTGTTGCTGACCTCGATTCTATCCAGTTTGCTCTCAGGAGAGGCACT gagcACAGCGGATCCACTGTCCCATCTATTTTAAACAGGATGCAAACCAATCAGACCCCACCAACATACAACAAAACTAACAAGTTTACTTCTGGCTTTCAAAACATTGTTGATGCTTATGGCATTGGAACATATCGGGAAATAAATCCAG CACCCTATACGATCATTACCTTCCCATTTTTGTTTGCTGTGATGTTTGGAGATTTTGGCCATGGAATCCTGATGACTCTGATTGCTGTCTGGATGGTGCTTAGGGAAAGTCGTATTCTGTCACAGAAGAGTGACAATGAG aTGTTCAACATGGTTTTTAGTGGTCGATACATCATACTGCTGATGGGACTGTTCTCCACTTACACAGGCCTCATCTACAATGACTGCTTCTCCAAGTCTCTTAATATGTTCGGTTCATCATGGAGCGTGCGGCCGATGTTCTCAAAAGGCAATTGGTC AGATGCCTTGCTAGAGAATACTCCTCTGCTTCAGCTGAACCCTGCTATTCCAGGGGTGTTCGGTGGTCCTTATCCCTTTGGCATTGACCCG ATTTGGAATATTGCCAGCAATAAGCTGGCCTTCCTCAATTCATTTAAGATGAAAATGTCTGTGATTCTTGGCATTATCCACATGCTCTTTGGTGTCACATTGAGTCTTCTCAACCATAT ctatTTTAAGAAGCCACTGAACATATACCTTGGATTTattccagaaattattttcatgtcaTCTCTGTTTGGATACCTTGTTATTCTCATTTTCTACAAATGGACAGCCTATGATGCTCACACATCAAAGGATGCACCAAGccttttaatacattttatcaACATGTTTCTGTTCTCCTATAGTGATACCAGTAATAAGATGCTATATAaagggcag CAAGGGCTCCAATGTTTCCTTGTGGTGGTGGCGTTACTGTGTGTGCCATGGATGCTGGTAGCTAAACCCTTGGTCCTTCGCCATCAGTATTTAAGGAGAAAGCACTTG GAAGGGCAACCCGCGGAGGCCCAAGTCAGCACAGTCCCGAACGAGCAGGCACTAGAGGCAGCAGCGGCTGCAACA GGAACGCACAACTTCGGTGGGATCCGGGTGGGCAATGGACCAACTGAGGAGGATGCTGAGATCATTCAACATGACCAGCTATCTACCCATTccgaggagggggaagag CCTACAGAGGATGAGGTG TTCGACTTTGGTGATACTGTGGTGTACCAGGCTATCCACACCATTGAATATTGCCTGGGGTGCATTTCAAACACTGCATCCTACTTGAGGCTCTGGGCTCTCAGCTTAGCCCATGCAC AGCTCTCGGAGGTGCTCTGGACCATGGTGATCCACATTGGCCTCAGCGTGAGGAGTCTGGGTGGAGGCTTTGGCCTCTTCTTCATATTTGCTGCTTTTGCTACCCTGACAGTAGCAATTCTCCTGGTCATGGAGGGGCTGTCTGCTTTCCTCCATGCTCTTCGCTTGCACTG
- the ATP6V0A1 gene encoding V-type proton ATPase 116 kDa subunit a 1 isoform X5, translating to MGELFRSEEMTLAQLFLQSEAAYCCVSELGELGKVQFRDLNPDVNVFQRKFVNEVRRCEEMDRKLRFVEKEIKKANIPIMDTGENPEVPFPRDMIDLEANFEKIENELKEINTNQEALKRNFLELTELKFILRKTQQFFDEAELHHQQMADPDLLEESSSLLEPSEMGRGAPLRLGFVAGVINRERIPMFERMLWRVCRGNVFLRQAEIENPLEDPVTGDYVHKSVFIIFFQGDQLKNRVKKICEGFRASLYPCPETPQERKEMASGVNTRIDDLQMVLNQTEDHRQRVLQAAAKNIRVWFIKVRKMKAIYHTLNLCNIDVTQKCLIAEVWCPVADLDSIQFALRRGTEHSGSTVPSILNRMQTNQTPPTYNKTNKFTSGFQNIVDAYGIGTYREINPAPYTIITFPFLFAVMFGDFGHGILMTLIAVWMVLRESRILSQKSDNEMFNMVFSGRYIILLMGLFSTYTGLIYNDCFSKSLNMFGSSWSVRPMFSKGNWSDALLENTPLLQLNPAIPGVFGGPYPFGIDPIWNIASNKLAFLNSFKMKMSVILGIIHMLFGVTLSLLNHIYFKKPLNIYLGFIPEIIFMSSLFGYLVILIFYKWTAYDAHTSKDAPSLLIHFINMFLFSYSDTSNKMLYKGQQGLQCFLVVVALLCVPWMLVAKPLVLRHQYLRRKHLGTHNFGGIRVGNGPTEEDAEIIQHDQLSTHSEEGEEFDFGDTVVYQAIHTIEYCLGCISNTASYLRLWALSLAHAQLSEVLWTMVIHIGLSVRSLGGGFGLFFIFAAFATLTVAILLVMEGLSAFLHALRLHWIEFQNKFYTGTGFKFLPFSFDTIREGRFDD from the exons ATGGGGGAGCTGTTCCGCAGCGAGGAGATGACCCTGGCCCAGCTCTTCCTCCAGTCCGAGGCCGCGTACTGCTGTGTCAGCGAGCTGGGCGAGCTGGGGAAGGTCCAGTTCCGCGAC ctCAACCCCGACGTGAACGTGTTCCAGCGAAAATTCGTTAACGAAGTCAGGAGGTGTGAAGAAATGGACCGCAAGCTCA GGTTTGTCGAGAAGgagattaaaaaagcaaatattcctATCATGGACACCGGTGAAAACCCAGAGGTGCCTTTTCCACGTGACATGATTGACTTGGAG GCAAACTTTGAGAAAATTGAAAATGAGCTTAAAGAAATCAACACGAACCAGGAAGCTCTGAAGAGAAACTTCTTGGAGCTGACAGAATTAAAATTTATACTGCGTAAAACTCAGCAATTTTTTGATGAG GCTGAATTGCATCATCAGCAGATGGCGGATCCAGACCTGTTGGAGGAATCTTCTTCACTCCTGGAACCAAGCGAGATGGGAAGAGGTGCTCCACTACGACTTGG TTTTGTGGCTGGTGTGATCAACCGTGAGCGGATCCCCATGTTTGAGCGCATGCTATGGCGAGTGTGCCGAGGGAATGTATTCCTGCGTCAAGCAGAAATTGAAAACCCCCTGGAGGATCCTGTAACG GGGGATTATGTGCACAAGTCTGTGTTTATCATCTTCTTCCAAGGCGACCAGCTGAAGAACAGAGTCAAGAAGATATGTGAAGG ATTCCGTGCCTCCCTCTACCCATGCCCAGAAACACCACAGGAGCGGAAAGAAATGGCTTCTGGTGTCAATACCAGAATTGATGATCTTCAGATG GTACTGAACCAAACAGAGGATCATCGCCAAAGGGTTTTGCAGGCAGCTGCTAAAAATATCCGTGTCTGGTTCATCAAAGTACGCAAGATGAAGGCTATCTACCATACCCTGAATTTGTGCAATATTGATGTGACACAGAAGTGCTTGATTGCTGAAGTCTGGTGTCCTGTTGCTGACCTCGATTCTATCCAGTTTGCTCTCAGGAGAGGCACT gagcACAGCGGATCCACTGTCCCATCTATTTTAAACAGGATGCAAACCAATCAGACCCCACCAACATACAACAAAACTAACAAGTTTACTTCTGGCTTTCAAAACATTGTTGATGCTTATGGCATTGGAACATATCGGGAAATAAATCCAG CACCCTATACGATCATTACCTTCCCATTTTTGTTTGCTGTGATGTTTGGAGATTTTGGCCATGGAATCCTGATGACTCTGATTGCTGTCTGGATGGTGCTTAGGGAAAGTCGTATTCTGTCACAGAAGAGTGACAATGAG aTGTTCAACATGGTTTTTAGTGGTCGATACATCATACTGCTGATGGGACTGTTCTCCACTTACACAGGCCTCATCTACAATGACTGCTTCTCCAAGTCTCTTAATATGTTCGGTTCATCATGGAGCGTGCGGCCGATGTTCTCAAAAGGCAATTGGTC AGATGCCTTGCTAGAGAATACTCCTCTGCTTCAGCTGAACCCTGCTATTCCAGGGGTGTTCGGTGGTCCTTATCCCTTTGGCATTGACCCG ATTTGGAATATTGCCAGCAATAAGCTGGCCTTCCTCAATTCATTTAAGATGAAAATGTCTGTGATTCTTGGCATTATCCACATGCTCTTTGGTGTCACATTGAGTCTTCTCAACCATAT ctatTTTAAGAAGCCACTGAACATATACCTTGGATTTattccagaaattattttcatgtcaTCTCTGTTTGGATACCTTGTTATTCTCATTTTCTACAAATGGACAGCCTATGATGCTCACACATCAAAGGATGCACCAAGccttttaatacattttatcaACATGTTTCTGTTCTCCTATAGTGATACCAGTAATAAGATGCTATATAaagggcag CAAGGGCTCCAATGTTTCCTTGTGGTGGTGGCGTTACTGTGTGTGCCATGGATGCTGGTAGCTAAACCCTTGGTCCTTCGCCATCAGTATTTAAGGAGAAAGCACTTG GGAACGCACAACTTCGGTGGGATCCGGGTGGGCAATGGACCAACTGAGGAGGATGCTGAGATCATTCAACATGACCAGCTATCTACCCATTccgaggagggggaagag TTCGACTTTGGTGATACTGTGGTGTACCAGGCTATCCACACCATTGAATATTGCCTGGGGTGCATTTCAAACACTGCATCCTACTTGAGGCTCTGGGCTCTCAGCTTAGCCCATGCAC AGCTCTCGGAGGTGCTCTGGACCATGGTGATCCACATTGGCCTCAGCGTGAGGAGTCTGGGTGGAGGCTTTGGCCTCTTCTTCATATTTGCTGCTTTTGCTACCCTGACAGTAGCAATTCTCCTGGTCATGGAGGGGCTGTCTGCTTTCCTCCATGCTCTTCGCTTGCACTG
- the ATP6V0A1 gene encoding V-type proton ATPase 116 kDa subunit a 1 isoform X6 codes for MGELFRSEEMTLAQLFLQSEAAYCCVSELGELGKVQFRDLNPDVNVFQRKFVNEVRRCEEMDRKLRFVEKEIKKANIPIMDTGENPEVPFPRDMIDLEANFEKIENELKEINTNQEALKRNFLELTELKFILRKTQQFFDEMADPDLLEESSSLLEPSEMGRGAPLRLGFVAGVINRERIPMFERMLWRVCRGNVFLRQAEIENPLEDPVTGDYVHKSVFIIFFQGDQLKNRVKKICEGFRASLYPCPETPQERKEMASGVNTRIDDLQMVLNQTEDHRQRVLQAAAKNIRVWFIKVRKMKAIYHTLNLCNIDVTQKCLIAEVWCPVADLDSIQFALRRGTEHSGSTVPSILNRMQTNQTPPTYNKTNKFTSGFQNIVDAYGIGTYREINPAPYTIITFPFLFAVMFGDFGHGILMTLIAVWMVLRESRILSQKSDNEMFNMVFSGRYIILLMGLFSTYTGLIYNDCFSKSLNMFGSSWSVRPMFSKGNWSDALLENTPLLQLNPAIPGVFGGPYPFGIDPIWNIASNKLAFLNSFKMKMSVILGIIHMLFGVTLSLLNHIYFKKPLNIYLGFIPEIIFMSSLFGYLVILIFYKWTAYDAHTSKDAPSLLIHFINMFLFSYSDTSNKMLYKGQQGLQCFLVVVALLCVPWMLVAKPLVLRHQYLRRKHLGTHNFGGIRVGNGPTEEDAEIIQHDQLSTHSEEGEEPTEDEVFDFGDTVVYQAIHTIEYCLGCISNTASYLRLWALSLAHAQLSEVLWTMVIHIGLSVRSLGGGFGLFFIFAAFATLTVAILLVMEGLSAFLHALRLHWIEFQNKFYTGTGFKFLPFSFDTIREGRFDD; via the exons ATGGGGGAGCTGTTCCGCAGCGAGGAGATGACCCTGGCCCAGCTCTTCCTCCAGTCCGAGGCCGCGTACTGCTGTGTCAGCGAGCTGGGCGAGCTGGGGAAGGTCCAGTTCCGCGAC ctCAACCCCGACGTGAACGTGTTCCAGCGAAAATTCGTTAACGAAGTCAGGAGGTGTGAAGAAATGGACCGCAAGCTCA GGTTTGTCGAGAAGgagattaaaaaagcaaatattcctATCATGGACACCGGTGAAAACCCAGAGGTGCCTTTTCCACGTGACATGATTGACTTGGAG GCAAACTTTGAGAAAATTGAAAATGAGCTTAAAGAAATCAACACGAACCAGGAAGCTCTGAAGAGAAACTTCTTGGAGCTGACAGAATTAAAATTTATACTGCGTAAAACTCAGCAATTTTTTGATGAG ATGGCGGATCCAGACCTGTTGGAGGAATCTTCTTCACTCCTGGAACCAAGCGAGATGGGAAGAGGTGCTCCACTACGACTTGG TTTTGTGGCTGGTGTGATCAACCGTGAGCGGATCCCCATGTTTGAGCGCATGCTATGGCGAGTGTGCCGAGGGAATGTATTCCTGCGTCAAGCAGAAATTGAAAACCCCCTGGAGGATCCTGTAACG GGGGATTATGTGCACAAGTCTGTGTTTATCATCTTCTTCCAAGGCGACCAGCTGAAGAACAGAGTCAAGAAGATATGTGAAGG ATTCCGTGCCTCCCTCTACCCATGCCCAGAAACACCACAGGAGCGGAAAGAAATGGCTTCTGGTGTCAATACCAGAATTGATGATCTTCAGATG GTACTGAACCAAACAGAGGATCATCGCCAAAGGGTTTTGCAGGCAGCTGCTAAAAATATCCGTGTCTGGTTCATCAAAGTACGCAAGATGAAGGCTATCTACCATACCCTGAATTTGTGCAATATTGATGTGACACAGAAGTGCTTGATTGCTGAAGTCTGGTGTCCTGTTGCTGACCTCGATTCTATCCAGTTTGCTCTCAGGAGAGGCACT gagcACAGCGGATCCACTGTCCCATCTATTTTAAACAGGATGCAAACCAATCAGACCCCACCAACATACAACAAAACTAACAAGTTTACTTCTGGCTTTCAAAACATTGTTGATGCTTATGGCATTGGAACATATCGGGAAATAAATCCAG CACCCTATACGATCATTACCTTCCCATTTTTGTTTGCTGTGATGTTTGGAGATTTTGGCCATGGAATCCTGATGACTCTGATTGCTGTCTGGATGGTGCTTAGGGAAAGTCGTATTCTGTCACAGAAGAGTGACAATGAG aTGTTCAACATGGTTTTTAGTGGTCGATACATCATACTGCTGATGGGACTGTTCTCCACTTACACAGGCCTCATCTACAATGACTGCTTCTCCAAGTCTCTTAATATGTTCGGTTCATCATGGAGCGTGCGGCCGATGTTCTCAAAAGGCAATTGGTC AGATGCCTTGCTAGAGAATACTCCTCTGCTTCAGCTGAACCCTGCTATTCCAGGGGTGTTCGGTGGTCCTTATCCCTTTGGCATTGACCCG ATTTGGAATATTGCCAGCAATAAGCTGGCCTTCCTCAATTCATTTAAGATGAAAATGTCTGTGATTCTTGGCATTATCCACATGCTCTTTGGTGTCACATTGAGTCTTCTCAACCATAT ctatTTTAAGAAGCCACTGAACATATACCTTGGATTTattccagaaattattttcatgtcaTCTCTGTTTGGATACCTTGTTATTCTCATTTTCTACAAATGGACAGCCTATGATGCTCACACATCAAAGGATGCACCAAGccttttaatacattttatcaACATGTTTCTGTTCTCCTATAGTGATACCAGTAATAAGATGCTATATAaagggcag CAAGGGCTCCAATGTTTCCTTGTGGTGGTGGCGTTACTGTGTGTGCCATGGATGCTGGTAGCTAAACCCTTGGTCCTTCGCCATCAGTATTTAAGGAGAAAGCACTTG GGAACGCACAACTTCGGTGGGATCCGGGTGGGCAATGGACCAACTGAGGAGGATGCTGAGATCATTCAACATGACCAGCTATCTACCCATTccgaggagggggaagag CCTACAGAGGATGAGGTG TTCGACTTTGGTGATACTGTGGTGTACCAGGCTATCCACACCATTGAATATTGCCTGGGGTGCATTTCAAACACTGCATCCTACTTGAGGCTCTGGGCTCTCAGCTTAGCCCATGCAC AGCTCTCGGAGGTGCTCTGGACCATGGTGATCCACATTGGCCTCAGCGTGAGGAGTCTGGGTGGAGGCTTTGGCCTCTTCTTCATATTTGCTGCTTTTGCTACCCTGACAGTAGCAATTCTCCTGGTCATGGAGGGGCTGTCTGCTTTCCTCCATGCTCTTCGCTTGCACTG
- the ATP6V0A1 gene encoding V-type proton ATPase 116 kDa subunit a 1 isoform X7, which yields MGELFRSEEMTLAQLFLQSEAAYCCVSELGELGKVQFRDLNPDVNVFQRKFVNEVRRCEEMDRKLRFVEKEIKKANIPIMDTGENPEVPFPRDMIDLEANFEKIENELKEINTNQEALKRNFLELTELKFILRKTQQFFDEMADPDLLEESSSLLEPSEMGRGAPLRLGFVAGVINRERIPMFERMLWRVCRGNVFLRQAEIENPLEDPVTGDYVHKSVFIIFFQGDQLKNRVKKICEGFRASLYPCPETPQERKEMASGVNTRIDDLQMVLNQTEDHRQRVLQAAAKNIRVWFIKVRKMKAIYHTLNLCNIDVTQKCLIAEVWCPVADLDSIQFALRRGTEHSGSTVPSILNRMQTNQTPPTYNKTNKFTSGFQNIVDAYGIGTYREINPAPYTIITFPFLFAVMFGDFGHGILMTLIAVWMVLRESRILSQKSDNEMFNMVFSGRYIILLMGLFSTYTGLIYNDCFSKSLNMFGSSWSVRPMFSKGNWSDALLENTPLLQLNPAIPGVFGGPYPFGIDPIWNIASNKLAFLNSFKMKMSVILGIIHMLFGVTLSLLNHIYFKKPLNIYLGFIPEIIFMSSLFGYLVILIFYKWTAYDAHTSKDAPSLLIHFINMFLFSYSDTSNKMLYKGQQGLQCFLVVVALLCVPWMLVAKPLVLRHQYLRRKHLGTHNFGGIRVGNGPTEEDAEIIQHDQLSTHSEEGEEFDFGDTVVYQAIHTIEYCLGCISNTASYLRLWALSLAHAQLSEVLWTMVIHIGLSVRSLGGGFGLFFIFAAFATLTVAILLVMEGLSAFLHALRLHWIEFQNKFYTGTGFKFLPFSFDTIREGRFDD from the exons ATGGGGGAGCTGTTCCGCAGCGAGGAGATGACCCTGGCCCAGCTCTTCCTCCAGTCCGAGGCCGCGTACTGCTGTGTCAGCGAGCTGGGCGAGCTGGGGAAGGTCCAGTTCCGCGAC ctCAACCCCGACGTGAACGTGTTCCAGCGAAAATTCGTTAACGAAGTCAGGAGGTGTGAAGAAATGGACCGCAAGCTCA GGTTTGTCGAGAAGgagattaaaaaagcaaatattcctATCATGGACACCGGTGAAAACCCAGAGGTGCCTTTTCCACGTGACATGATTGACTTGGAG GCAAACTTTGAGAAAATTGAAAATGAGCTTAAAGAAATCAACACGAACCAGGAAGCTCTGAAGAGAAACTTCTTGGAGCTGACAGAATTAAAATTTATACTGCGTAAAACTCAGCAATTTTTTGATGAG ATGGCGGATCCAGACCTGTTGGAGGAATCTTCTTCACTCCTGGAACCAAGCGAGATGGGAAGAGGTGCTCCACTACGACTTGG TTTTGTGGCTGGTGTGATCAACCGTGAGCGGATCCCCATGTTTGAGCGCATGCTATGGCGAGTGTGCCGAGGGAATGTATTCCTGCGTCAAGCAGAAATTGAAAACCCCCTGGAGGATCCTGTAACG GGGGATTATGTGCACAAGTCTGTGTTTATCATCTTCTTCCAAGGCGACCAGCTGAAGAACAGAGTCAAGAAGATATGTGAAGG ATTCCGTGCCTCCCTCTACCCATGCCCAGAAACACCACAGGAGCGGAAAGAAATGGCTTCTGGTGTCAATACCAGAATTGATGATCTTCAGATG GTACTGAACCAAACAGAGGATCATCGCCAAAGGGTTTTGCAGGCAGCTGCTAAAAATATCCGTGTCTGGTTCATCAAAGTACGCAAGATGAAGGCTATCTACCATACCCTGAATTTGTGCAATATTGATGTGACACAGAAGTGCTTGATTGCTGAAGTCTGGTGTCCTGTTGCTGACCTCGATTCTATCCAGTTTGCTCTCAGGAGAGGCACT gagcACAGCGGATCCACTGTCCCATCTATTTTAAACAGGATGCAAACCAATCAGACCCCACCAACATACAACAAAACTAACAAGTTTACTTCTGGCTTTCAAAACATTGTTGATGCTTATGGCATTGGAACATATCGGGAAATAAATCCAG CACCCTATACGATCATTACCTTCCCATTTTTGTTTGCTGTGATGTTTGGAGATTTTGGCCATGGAATCCTGATGACTCTGATTGCTGTCTGGATGGTGCTTAGGGAAAGTCGTATTCTGTCACAGAAGAGTGACAATGAG aTGTTCAACATGGTTTTTAGTGGTCGATACATCATACTGCTGATGGGACTGTTCTCCACTTACACAGGCCTCATCTACAATGACTGCTTCTCCAAGTCTCTTAATATGTTCGGTTCATCATGGAGCGTGCGGCCGATGTTCTCAAAAGGCAATTGGTC AGATGCCTTGCTAGAGAATACTCCTCTGCTTCAGCTGAACCCTGCTATTCCAGGGGTGTTCGGTGGTCCTTATCCCTTTGGCATTGACCCG ATTTGGAATATTGCCAGCAATAAGCTGGCCTTCCTCAATTCATTTAAGATGAAAATGTCTGTGATTCTTGGCATTATCCACATGCTCTTTGGTGTCACATTGAGTCTTCTCAACCATAT ctatTTTAAGAAGCCACTGAACATATACCTTGGATTTattccagaaattattttcatgtcaTCTCTGTTTGGATACCTTGTTATTCTCATTTTCTACAAATGGACAGCCTATGATGCTCACACATCAAAGGATGCACCAAGccttttaatacattttatcaACATGTTTCTGTTCTCCTATAGTGATACCAGTAATAAGATGCTATATAaagggcag CAAGGGCTCCAATGTTTCCTTGTGGTGGTGGCGTTACTGTGTGTGCCATGGATGCTGGTAGCTAAACCCTTGGTCCTTCGCCATCAGTATTTAAGGAGAAAGCACTTG GGAACGCACAACTTCGGTGGGATCCGGGTGGGCAATGGACCAACTGAGGAGGATGCTGAGATCATTCAACATGACCAGCTATCTACCCATTccgaggagggggaagag TTCGACTTTGGTGATACTGTGGTGTACCAGGCTATCCACACCATTGAATATTGCCTGGGGTGCATTTCAAACACTGCATCCTACTTGAGGCTCTGGGCTCTCAGCTTAGCCCATGCAC AGCTCTCGGAGGTGCTCTGGACCATGGTGATCCACATTGGCCTCAGCGTGAGGAGTCTGGGTGGAGGCTTTGGCCTCTTCTTCATATTTGCTGCTTTTGCTACCCTGACAGTAGCAATTCTCCTGGTCATGGAGGGGCTGTCTGCTTTCCTCCATGCTCTTCGCTTGCACTG